AAGACGCCGGAGACCGTCGCATCGGAACAAGCGCCCGACAACGCCGACTTCGAACTCCACGTGGCCGCGGCGCGCCGGCTGGGCGCCGCGATGAAGTTCGAGGCCGCCACCGCCGAATGGCGCGCCGCCGCCGCACTGCAGCCCGGCGACACCGACACGCTGCGCGCCTGGTTCAACACCGCGCGGCTGCAGCCCGCGAGCGAAGACTTCCACCAGGCCGCGCGCCGCATCTTCCGCCTGCCCGCCACCGACCCGGACACCCTGGCCCTGCAGCACGCGAGCTACACCACCTACCTCGACCAGGCCAAGCCCGGCGCCCGCCTGAAGCCCGACGACATGGCCCGGCTTGCGCGCCGCTTCACGCGCGTGCGCCAGTTCCAGGACGCCGACAAGCTGTGCCGCGTGCTGCTGAAGACTGCGCCCGACCACCCGGAACTGGCCGACACCCTCTCGGCTTGTGCCAACGGCCTGCTGCACGCGGGTGAGCGCGACATGGCCATGGGCTGGCTGCCGCATCTGCTGCGGCTCGCGCCCAACGACATGGTGACGCGCGCCCTCGAGCGCGCCTAGCTACAGGCGGAAATCAGGCCGCCGGCCGCAGCAGCCAGCGCACTTCCTGCGTCTGCTCGCTGTCCGGAAAACGCGATTCGAGCGTCTTCAAGATCGGCTGTGCCATGTCGGCGCGGCCGAGCCCCTGCACCAGCACCCTGGCGGCCAGTTCGTAGGCTTGCGGAATGGCGGCATGCCCGCGAAAGCGCCGGTCGAAGCCCGACAGCAAAGCCAGCGCGGCATGCGCATCGCCGTTGCGCCATTCGGCCTTGGCCAGCGTCATGACGGTGGGCGCATCGTCGAGCGCAAAAGCCTTGTCCTTTTCTCGGCAGGCCTTGAAGACCTTGAGCGCGTCGGAGGCCAGGTCGCGCCGCAGCAACAGCGGAATGTAGCGCCGAGCATGGTCGAGCAACGTGGCCGCCTTGTCGGGCATGAGCAGCAGCACGCGGTGGTAGCGGCGCTGTGCGGCCAGGTCGTCGGGCGCCGCCACGCGCTGTGCCTCGTAGGCCACGCCGAGCGCGCCGGCCACGTCGCCGTCGGTCACGAGCTGCGCCACTTCGGCATCCATGCGCTGGGCGGCAATCTGCTCCGGCGTGCGGCGGTCTGCCGGCGCGCCGTCGTCCAGCCCGCCGCCGGGCAAGAGGTCGATGCCGAACGCGTCGTGGTGCTGGTACATCACGTAGCCCAGCAGGCTGGCCATGACCCAGCCGAAGTAGATGAACGCGAAATTGGCGATCGGCAGCACGATGAGGCCGTCGATCATCGGCAGCACCATGCCGATGGCAATCTGCGCGCCCGCGCTCAGCAGAAACAGGAAGAAGCACAGCAGCGCATAGGGCCAGCCGATGATGCGCATCGCATCCATCACGTGGCCGGGGTTCATGGCCTGGAAGAAGCTGCCCGACTGCACCAGCACGATCATCGCGGCCGGAAAGGTGAACGACACCACGAACACCGCGACGGTGCCCAGCACCGGCTCGTACCAGGCCAGCCAGCCGATCAGCGCGCCCTGCACCACCGAAATGGCAAACAGCTTCCAGGGCAGGTTGACCCAATCCTCGTTGAGCTGGCGCGGAAAATCTTCCGAACGCCAGATGCCCTGCGAACCCAGCGCCGTCACCTTGAAGCCGTAGCGGCTGGCCGCCAGCACGATGCCCAGTTCGATCACGATCAGCGACAGTCCCGGGTGCAGAAAAGGAATGGCCTCGAACAGCAGGCTGCAAAACGCGAGCGCCAGGCCGTACATCAACGGCCGCAGCTGGAACGGAAAAGCAAAGAAGCTGTTGAGGCGGTGCCAGAACGGCGGCGGGGTCGGCAGCGAGTCGTTGACGAGCATGATGGCGGTGCCTGCTTACTTGAAGAAGTCGCTCTGGCTCATGGCGCCGCGCCCGCCGAGGCGCACCACCGTGACATCGTCGGCGCGCACCAGCCGCATCTGGCCCAGTTCGCGCTCCAGCCGCTGCGTGAAATTGCTCTTGAACTGCATGGCCGCCTCGCCCATCTTCAGCACGCTCGTGCCTTCGATGGTGGCGCTCTTGCGGTCGCTGGCCACCTCGATGCTGTCGATGTGGTACTCGTACTCGATGGTGAGAATGCCGCCCATGCCCTCACCCACCACCTCGAACATCTTGAAAGACTTGCGAATGCCTTCGCAGGCCTGGTCGCGATCGCTGGTGGTCTCCTGCGTGCGGCCCATCATGATGGTCTTGCTCTGGATGACGGCCTTCTTGCTGAGCTGCTTGCACAGCTTCTCCGCGTCGCGCGAGTAGATGGCGTGCGCCTCCTTCTCGTAGTACTTGCGCACCATCGACTCGTCGAGCTTGCGCCCGCCGATGAAGAAGAACCACGCGCCCACGCAGAGCGCAACAACGATCGCTATTTGCTTCATTCCCTGCCCCGCACGATGGTGCGCTCCGCTCCGATTTTGCGGGGCAGTATACGTTGCCGAATGTTTCCTGAGGCGGCAAACGGGGCCTAGAAGGCGCTCAGATGGCGCGATAGAAGATGTAGTCGGCCTGGTATTTCACGACCTGCTTCTGGCCCATGTTCGAGGCGCCGCAAGCCGCCGCCGGCGCCACGCCGCCCTGGGTCGATACGCGCTGGATGTAGCTCACGCCCTGCATCGCGCCCGTGCCCATGGCCGGGTTGGCCTTTACCAGCTGGTGCGGAAGGTTGCCGGTGCCGTTGGGCGCCACAGCCACTTGCGTGGCAGTGAGCTTGGAGCCGTCCATGCTCTCCCAGGTGGCCGGCGCGGTCCACCAGCGTGGCGTCCGGGCCGACGAAGACCCACTCGTGCTGGCCGGGCATGTTGGCCTTGGCGCGGCACTCGTAGGTGATGTCGCCCGCGCCCACCGTTTCCATGGCCACGGCGTGGCCGGCCGGCACCTTCACCGCGTCCGGCAGGCCGGCCTGGGAATACATCGGAGGCTTGGCGCCCATGCCGGAACAGGCGGTAAGGCCGGCAGCGGCGGCGAGGACGGTCAAGGTGCGGATGGTCATGGTCGGTTCCTTTGTCGCATGAGCGAGAGGTGAATGAAGGGCGAGTCCGTGCCTCGGCGCCGTGCGTCCGGAACGTCTCGCATGCTTCTACGCACGCCGGCCGCGAATAGATTCAGGCCTGGCGGACTGAATCCGCCCGAACGGGTCGCCCGTACCACTTGCATGCAGGCCGATGCCCCACAATCCGCGAATGACAGCCCCCAGCCCCGACGCCGAACTGATCGCGCTGATCGATCGCATCGGCCGCCGCGACGAAGCCGCCCTGCGACTGCTCTACGACCGCACCGCGCCCAAGCTCATGGGCTTGGCGATGCGCGTGGTGCGGCAGCGCGAATGGGCCGAGGACGTGCTGCAGGAGTCGTTCATGACGGTCTGGCGCGTGGCCATCGACTACCGGGGCACACTGAGTCCGCCGCTCGCGTGGCTGGGCCTGATCGTTCGCAGCCGCGCGCTCGACCTGCTGCGCCGCCGCACCGCCGACCGCGCCCAGCTCACGCAGGAATTCGACGAACTGATGGCCGAAACGCTCGAATCCGATGCACCCAACCCCGCCGACACCGCCGATGCGAGCGAGCAGGCCTGGGCGCTGCACCAGTGCCTGAGCCAGCTCGAGGGCCGCCAGCGCGAGGTCGTGAGCCTGGCCTATCTGCGCGAGCTGAGCCACGGCGACCTGGCCGAGCAGCTCAAGCTGCCGCTGGGCACGGTCAAGACCTGGATCCGGCGCGGACTCGAAAAGCTGCGCATCTGCATGGCACGCTTTGCGTAGGCGACAAGAAAGCCACCGCGCCATGAACCTCATCGCCCACCCCGAATTGCTCGAACTCCTGGCCGCGAGCCATGCGCTCGGCACCTTGCGCGGTGGCGCCCGACGCCGCTTCGAAACGCTGGCGCGCGAGCAGGCGCCCGTGCGCACCGCGGCGCTGGTGTGGCAGAGCCGGCTTGCGAGCATGACCGAGCTGCAGACCCCGGTCGTTCCCGACGCCGCGGTGTGGACCCGGATCCGCAACATGATCGACGCCGAGCAGGCGCAGCACGCCATCGAGCGGCAACGCCATGCGGCTCCCGTCGCCGCACCGGAACGGGGCGGCTGGCTGCGCAGCCTGGCGCTCTGGCGCGGCGCCGCGGCGGCGGGTGCGCTGGCCACCGTCATGGCGGTAGGTGTCGGGCTGAACCTGCGCGACCAGTTGCAGAACGCGCCGGCCATCCAGTACGTGGCCGTGCTGTCCGACGACAAGGCCGCCGCCTCGATGCTCGTGACCTTCGACCCCAAGAAGCGGCAGTTGGTGCTGCAGCGCGTCGGCAGCTACAACGAAGGCGCCGACAAGTCGCTGCAGCTCTGGGCCCTGCCGCCGGGCGGCGCGCCGCGATCCCTCGGCGTGCTCGAGAATGCGCCGGCCCTCCGGCTGACTGCGTCAGAATCGGATGTTCGCGTGCCCACGCTGGCGATCAGCCTCGAGCCCAAGGGCGGCGTGCCCAGCGAGCGCGGCCCCACCGGCCCCGTGCTGTTCAAGGGCGCGCTGATTGAAAAAACCATCTGACCTGCGTTCCGCCTTGCTTCCGATGCCTTCGATGAAAACCGCGCTGGCCGCGGCCCTGCTGCTGACCGCGGCACTCGCCTCGCATGCCCAGAACCACAATGCCGTGCTGCCCTACGAATCGCTGGACAGCACGGCGGTCGATACGTCTTCCGACTACCTGGCCGCCAAGGCACGCTGGCACAACGAGCTCGCAGCCTTTTCCCGCGCCGACCAGCAGCAGTTTCCGGCGCCCGGCGGCGTGGTGTTCGTGGGCAGTTCCACCGTGCGCATGTGGAAAAGCCTCGCACAGGATTTCCGCCAGGTGCCCGGCATCGTCAACCGCGGCTTCGGCGGCTCGACGATGGCCGACTGCAGCCTGTTCGCGCGCGACCTGGTGGTGCGCTACAAGCCGCGGCAGGTGCTGGTGTACGCCGGAGACAACGACCTGGCCGAAGGCCGCACGCCGCTGCAGGTGCTCGAAAGCTTTGCGCGCTTTGCCAATGCGGTGCGCGCCGAGCTGCCCAACACGCGCATCAGCTTCATCTCGGTCAAGCCGAGCCCCTCGCGCGAGCACCTGATGCCGCTGATCCGCGAAACCAACAACGTGATCTCGGCCTACCTCAACCGGCTGCCCGACAGCGAGTACATCGACATCTTCACGCCGATGCTCGGCGCCGACGGGCGGCCGCGGCTGGAACTGTTCCGAAGCGACAGGCTGCACATGACCGACGAGGGCTACCGGCTTTGGCAGTCGATCATCGCGGCCCGCCTCCCGGGGGCCGTACCGGTCGCTTCCCCGATACCGGCCCCGGCAACCCCGCCCGCGGCTTCGCTGCCCTGAAGAGGCTCAGGCCCGTGCCGGCTCGGTCGGCACGTCGTCCGCGGGCGGGGGCACGTCGGCCCCGCGCGTGAAGCGCGCCACCGCGTACATGCCCGCGAACACCGCGAGC
The Variovorax paradoxus genome window above contains:
- a CDS encoding SGNH/GDSL hydrolase family protein encodes the protein MKTALAAALLLTAALASHAQNHNAVLPYESLDSTAVDTSSDYLAAKARWHNELAAFSRADQQQFPAPGGVVFVGSSTVRMWKSLAQDFRQVPGIVNRGFGGSTMADCSLFARDLVVRYKPRQVLVYAGDNDLAEGRTPLQVLESFARFANAVRAELPNTRISFISVKPSPSREHLMPLIRETNNVISAYLNRLPDSEYIDIFTPMLGADGRPRLELFRSDRLHMTDEGYRLWQSIIAARLPGAVPVASPIPAPATPPAASLP
- a CDS encoding anti-sigma factor; amino-acid sequence: MNLIAHPELLELLAASHALGTLRGGARRRFETLAREQAPVRTAALVWQSRLASMTELQTPVVPDAAVWTRIRNMIDAEQAQHAIERQRHAAPVAAPERGGWLRSLALWRGAAAAGALATVMAVGVGLNLRDQLQNAPAIQYVAVLSDDKAAASMLVTFDPKKRQLVLQRVGSYNEGADKSLQLWALPPGGAPRSLGVLENAPALRLTASESDVRVPTLAISLEPKGGVPSERGPTGPVLFKGALIEKTI
- a CDS encoding tetratricopeptide repeat protein, with translation MLVNDSLPTPPPFWHRLNSFFAFPFQLRPLMYGLALAFCSLLFEAIPFLHPGLSLIVIELGIVLAASRYGFKVTALGSQGIWRSEDFPRQLNEDWVNLPWKLFAISVVQGALIGWLAWYEPVLGTVAVFVVSFTFPAAMIVLVQSGSFFQAMNPGHVMDAMRIIGWPYALLCFFLFLLSAGAQIAIGMVLPMIDGLIVLPIANFAFIYFGWVMASLLGYVMYQHHDAFGIDLLPGGGLDDGAPADRRTPEQIAAQRMDAEVAQLVTDGDVAGALGVAYEAQRVAAPDDLAAQRRYHRVLLLMPDKAATLLDHARRYIPLLLRRDLASDALKVFKACREKDKAFALDDAPTVMTLAKAEWRNGDAHAALALLSGFDRRFRGHAAIPQAYELAARVLVQGLGRADMAQPILKTLESRFPDSEQTQEVRWLLRPAA
- a CDS encoding RNA polymerase sigma factor; the encoded protein is MTAPSPDAELIALIDRIGRRDEAALRLLYDRTAPKLMGLAMRVVRQREWAEDVLQESFMTVWRVAIDYRGTLSPPLAWLGLIVRSRALDLLRRRTADRAQLTQEFDELMAETLESDAPNPADTADASEQAWALHQCLSQLEGRQREVVSLAYLRELSHGDLAEQLKLPLGTVKTWIRRGLEKLRICMARFA